GCAGTGAAATCAACCTTACCGATTGTGGTGTGAACAATACCGTTCTTGTCGTTACGGTAACGAACCTGACCCGCTTTTGCGTTCTTAACCGCAGTAGCAACATCTGGAGTTACAGTACCAACTTTCGGGTTTGGCATCAGGCCGCGAGGACCCAGAACCTGACCCAACTGACCAACAACACGCATTGCATCAGGAGAAGCGATCACTACGTCGTAGTTCAGATCACCTTCTTTCATTTTTGCAGCCAGTTCATCCATACCAACTTCGTCTGCGCCAGCTTCTTTAGCAGCGTCAGCGTTAGCACCCTGAGTGAACACAGCAACACGCATAGTCTTACCAGTACCATTTGGCAGCACAGTAGAACTACGAACGTTTTGATCAGATTTACGTGCATCGATGCCCAGGTTTACAGCAACATCAACGGACTCTTTGAATTTTACAGCAGGCAGAGCAGCCAGAACTTCTACTGCTTCTTCTACAGAGTAAACTTTGCCAGCTTCTACTTTTTCAGCAATCAGCTTTTGGCGCTTAGTCAGCTTAGCCATTATTCAACACCT
The DNA window shown above is from Saccharospirillaceae bacterium and carries:
- the rplA gene encoding 50S ribosomal protein L1, with translation MAKLTKRQKLIAEKVEAGKVYSVEEAVEVLAALPAVKFKESVDVAVNLGIDARKSDQNVRSSTVLPNGTGKTMRVAVFTQGANADAAKEAGADEVGMDELAAKMKEGDLNYDVVIASPDAMRVVGQLGQVLGPRGLMPNPKVGTVTPDVATAVKNAKAGQVRYRNDKNGIVHTTIGKVDFTADALKENLTALLADLKKAKPSSAKGVFMKKVTLSTTMGPGLTVDHSALDI